A section of the Phycodurus eques isolate BA_2022a chromosome 4, UOR_Pequ_1.1, whole genome shotgun sequence genome encodes:
- the sqlea gene encoding squalene monooxygenase isoform X4, with product MWTFLGLASFTYLYKKSGAAWTLAQRELVTALVLFLSAGLLLSYFRYFHGRTLSSAAQVFRSALSLLALLPLIHHLIPQSPPERSRNADSTCRKRLRRRKQVDSGSSASTSTSQGGCSTGLGADVEPDVAIVGAGVLGSAMAAVLARDGRRVTVVERDLKEPDRIVGELLQPGGYRALKELGLEGSVEGLDAHLVNGYVIHDMESSSEVEIPYPQAEENVQCGRAFHHGRFIMGLRRAAQAEPNATFIEGNVTSLEEEDGCVTGIQYKDKHTGDVKEVHAALTVVADGCFSKFRKGLVSGKAHVSSHFVGCLMKDCPQFKANHAELVLANPSPVLIYQISSSHTRVLVDIRGEMPRDLPQYLAEKIYPQLPAHLKEPFMEALQNDRVRSMPASFLPPSPVNKSGVLLLGDAYNMRHPLTGGGMSVALNDVRIWRSLLRDIPDLCDDTALLRAKKRFHWERKSSHSFVVNVLAQALYELFAATDDLEESASMDQLDSSQFCHPNQ from the exons ATGTGGACTTTTTTGGGACTCGCCAGCTTCACGTATCTGTACAAAAAATCCGGAGCGGCTTGGACATTGGCTCAGAGGGAACTTGTAACAGCTCTCGTCTTATTTCTGTCCGCGGGGCTGCTGCTGTCTTATTTCCGATATTTCCACGGCCGCACGCTCAGCTCGGCCGCTCAGGTGTTCCGCTCCGCTCTGAGCCTCTTGGCCCTCTTGCCTCTCATCCACCATCTCATCCCTCAAAGTCCACCAGAGAGGAGTCGGAATGCAGACAGCACGTGTCGAAAG AGGCTACGAAGACGGAAACAAGTGGATAGTGGATCTTCCGCTTCCACCTCCACCTCACAAGGCGGCTGCTCCACGGGGCTCGGGGCAGACGTCGAGCCAGATGTGGCGATAGTGGGGGCCGGCGTCCTGGGCTCGGCAATGGCGGCCGTCCTGGCGCGGGATGGTCGGAGGGTGACGGTGGTGGAGAGGGACCTGAAGGAGCCTGACAGGATAGTGGGGGAGCTGCTGCAGCCTGGAGGCTACAGAGCGCTCAAAGAGCTGGGCCTGGAAG GCTCGGTGGAGGGTCTCGACGCCCATCTGGTGAACGGTTACGTGATCCATGACATGGAGAGCAGCTCGGAGGTGGAGATCCCCTACCCTCAGGCCGAGGAGAACGTCCAATGCGGACGTGCTTTCCATCATGGCCGATTCATCATGGGTCTGCGCAGGGCTGCCCAAGCGGAGCCCAA TGCCACATTTATAGAAGGCAACGTCACCAgcttggaggaggaggatggctGTGTAACCGGAATTCAATACAAGGACAAACACACCGGGGACGTGAAG GAAGTGCACGCTGCCTTGACAGTGGTGGCTGACGGCTGTTTCTCCAAATTCAGGAAGGGTCTGGTCTCCGGGAAAGCGCACGTTTCTTCTCACTTTGTTGGATGCCTCATGAAG GACTGCCCCCAGTTTAAAGCTAACCATGCCGAATTGGTGCTGGCCAACCCGAGCCCCGTGCTCATCTATCAGATCTCCTCCAGCCACACCAGAGTGCTTGTGGACATAAGAGGGGAGATGCCACGTGACCTTCCGCAGTATTTGGCGGAGAAAATATACCCTCAGCTGCCAG CGCATTTAAAGGAACCTTTCATGGAGGCGCTGCAGAACGATCGTGTCAGGTCCATGCCCGCcagcttcctccctccctctcccgtCAACAAGTCAG GCGTGTTGCTCCTGGGTGACGCTTACAACATGAGGCACCCTCTGACTGGAGGAGGGATGAGCGTCGCTCTCAACGATGTCCGCATCTGGAGGAGCCTGCTGCGCGACATTCCCGACCTGTGCGACGACACAGCCCTGCTGCGG GCAAAGAAAAGATTTCACTGGGAGCGCAAGTCATCACATTCTTTTGTGGTGAACGTGTTGGCCCAGGCCCTGTACGAGCTGTTTGCAGCCACAGACG ACTTGGAGGAGAGTGCATCGATGGACCAATTGGACTCCTCTCAGT TTTGTCACCCAAACCAATGA
- the sqlea gene encoding squalene monooxygenase isoform X2: protein MWTFLGLASFTYLYKKSGAAWTLAQRELVTALVLFLSAGLLLSYFRYFHGRTLSSAAQVFRSALSLLALLPLIHHLIPQSPPERSRNADSTCRKRLRRRKQVDSGSSASTSTSQGGCSTGLGADVEPDVAIVGAGVLGSAMAAVLARDGRRVTVVERDLKEPDRIVGELLQPGGYRALKELGLEGSVEGLDAHLVNGYVIHDMESSSEVEIPYPQAEENVQCGRAFHHGRFIMGLRRAAQAEPNATFIEGNVTSLEEEDGCVTGIQYKDKHTGDVKEVHAALTVVADGCFSKFRKGLVSGKAHVSSHFVGCLMKDCPQFKANHAELVLANPSPVLIYQISSSHTRVLVDIRGEMPRDLPQYLAEKIYPQLPAHLKEPFMEALQNDRVRSMPASFLPPSPVNKSGVLLLGDAYNMRHPLTGGGMSVALNDVRIWRSLLRDIPDLCDDTALLRAKKRFHWERKSSHSFVVNVLAQALYELFAATDESLHELRKACFHYFRLGGECIDGPIGLLSVLSPKPMILIGHFFAVALYAIYFNFKSESWRTKHRALFKSGAIVFRACTVMFPLIYSELKYLVY, encoded by the exons ATGTGGACTTTTTTGGGACTCGCCAGCTTCACGTATCTGTACAAAAAATCCGGAGCGGCTTGGACATTGGCTCAGAGGGAACTTGTAACAGCTCTCGTCTTATTTCTGTCCGCGGGGCTGCTGCTGTCTTATTTCCGATATTTCCACGGCCGCACGCTCAGCTCGGCCGCTCAGGTGTTCCGCTCCGCTCTGAGCCTCTTGGCCCTCTTGCCTCTCATCCACCATCTCATCCCTCAAAGTCCACCAGAGAGGAGTCGGAATGCAGACAGCACGTGTCGAAAG AGGCTACGAAGACGGAAACAAGTGGATAGTGGATCTTCCGCTTCCACCTCCACCTCACAAGGCGGCTGCTCCACGGGGCTCGGGGCAGACGTCGAGCCAGATGTGGCGATAGTGGGGGCCGGCGTCCTGGGCTCGGCAATGGCGGCCGTCCTGGCGCGGGATGGTCGGAGGGTGACGGTGGTGGAGAGGGACCTGAAGGAGCCTGACAGGATAGTGGGGGAGCTGCTGCAGCCTGGAGGCTACAGAGCGCTCAAAGAGCTGGGCCTGGAAG GCTCGGTGGAGGGTCTCGACGCCCATCTGGTGAACGGTTACGTGATCCATGACATGGAGAGCAGCTCGGAGGTGGAGATCCCCTACCCTCAGGCCGAGGAGAACGTCCAATGCGGACGTGCTTTCCATCATGGCCGATTCATCATGGGTCTGCGCAGGGCTGCCCAAGCGGAGCCCAA TGCCACATTTATAGAAGGCAACGTCACCAgcttggaggaggaggatggctGTGTAACCGGAATTCAATACAAGGACAAACACACCGGGGACGTGAAG GAAGTGCACGCTGCCTTGACAGTGGTGGCTGACGGCTGTTTCTCCAAATTCAGGAAGGGTCTGGTCTCCGGGAAAGCGCACGTTTCTTCTCACTTTGTTGGATGCCTCATGAAG GACTGCCCCCAGTTTAAAGCTAACCATGCCGAATTGGTGCTGGCCAACCCGAGCCCCGTGCTCATCTATCAGATCTCCTCCAGCCACACCAGAGTGCTTGTGGACATAAGAGGGGAGATGCCACGTGACCTTCCGCAGTATTTGGCGGAGAAAATATACCCTCAGCTGCCAG CGCATTTAAAGGAACCTTTCATGGAGGCGCTGCAGAACGATCGTGTCAGGTCCATGCCCGCcagcttcctccctccctctcccgtCAACAAGTCAG GCGTGTTGCTCCTGGGTGACGCTTACAACATGAGGCACCCTCTGACTGGAGGAGGGATGAGCGTCGCTCTCAACGATGTCCGCATCTGGAGGAGCCTGCTGCGCGACATTCCCGACCTGTGCGACGACACAGCCCTGCTGCGG GCAAAGAAAAGATTTCACTGGGAGCGCAAGTCATCACATTCTTTTGTGGTGAACGTGTTGGCCCAGGCCCTGTACGAGCTGTTTGCAGCCACAGACG AGTCACTGCATGAGCTGAGGAAAGCCTGCTTTCACTACTTCAGACTTGGAGGAGAGTGCATCGATGGACCAATTGGACTCCTCTCAGT TTTGTCACCCAAACCAATGATCCTCATTGGACACTTCTTTGCTGTGGCCTTGTACGCCATCTACTTCAACTTCAAGTCCGAGTCTTGGCGCACCAAACACAGAGCTTTATTTAAAAGCGGAGCAATCGTCTTCCGGGCCTGCACGGTCATGTTTCCCCTCATCTACTCTGAGCTCAAGTACCTGGTGTACTGA
- the sqlea gene encoding squalene monooxygenase isoform X1, translating into MWTFLGLASFTYLYKKSGAAWTLAQRELVTALVLFLSAGLLLSYFRYFHGRTLSSAAQVFRSALSLLALLPLIHHLIPQSPPERSRNADSTCRKRLRRRKQVDSGSSASTSTSQGGCSTGLGADVEPDVAIVGAGVLGSAMAAVLARDGRRVTVVERDLKEPDRIVGELLQPGGYRALKELGLEGSVEGLDAHLVNGYVIHDMESSSEVEIPYPQAEENVQCGRAFHHGRFIMGLRRAAQAEPNATFIEGNVTSLEEEDGCVTGIQYKDKHTGDVKEVHAALTVVADGCFSKFRKGLVSGKAHVSSHFVGCLMKDCPQFKANHAELVLANPSPVLIYQISSSHTRVLVDIRGEMPRDLPQYLAEKIYPQLPAHLKEPFMEALQNDRVRSMPASFLPPSPVNKSGVLLLGDAYNMRHPLTGGGMSVALNDVRIWRSLLRDIPDLCDDTALLRAKKRFHWERKSSHSFVVNVLAQALYELFAATDESLHELRKACFHYFRLGGECIDGPIGLLSVYNNITPSVHNNEFTCPSSITLITYLSMNYKCFPPPSLSPKPMILIGHFFAVALYAIYFNFKSESWRTKHRALFKSGAIVFRACTVMFPLIYSELKYLVY; encoded by the exons ATGTGGACTTTTTTGGGACTCGCCAGCTTCACGTATCTGTACAAAAAATCCGGAGCGGCTTGGACATTGGCTCAGAGGGAACTTGTAACAGCTCTCGTCTTATTTCTGTCCGCGGGGCTGCTGCTGTCTTATTTCCGATATTTCCACGGCCGCACGCTCAGCTCGGCCGCTCAGGTGTTCCGCTCCGCTCTGAGCCTCTTGGCCCTCTTGCCTCTCATCCACCATCTCATCCCTCAAAGTCCACCAGAGAGGAGTCGGAATGCAGACAGCACGTGTCGAAAG AGGCTACGAAGACGGAAACAAGTGGATAGTGGATCTTCCGCTTCCACCTCCACCTCACAAGGCGGCTGCTCCACGGGGCTCGGGGCAGACGTCGAGCCAGATGTGGCGATAGTGGGGGCCGGCGTCCTGGGCTCGGCAATGGCGGCCGTCCTGGCGCGGGATGGTCGGAGGGTGACGGTGGTGGAGAGGGACCTGAAGGAGCCTGACAGGATAGTGGGGGAGCTGCTGCAGCCTGGAGGCTACAGAGCGCTCAAAGAGCTGGGCCTGGAAG GCTCGGTGGAGGGTCTCGACGCCCATCTGGTGAACGGTTACGTGATCCATGACATGGAGAGCAGCTCGGAGGTGGAGATCCCCTACCCTCAGGCCGAGGAGAACGTCCAATGCGGACGTGCTTTCCATCATGGCCGATTCATCATGGGTCTGCGCAGGGCTGCCCAAGCGGAGCCCAA TGCCACATTTATAGAAGGCAACGTCACCAgcttggaggaggaggatggctGTGTAACCGGAATTCAATACAAGGACAAACACACCGGGGACGTGAAG GAAGTGCACGCTGCCTTGACAGTGGTGGCTGACGGCTGTTTCTCCAAATTCAGGAAGGGTCTGGTCTCCGGGAAAGCGCACGTTTCTTCTCACTTTGTTGGATGCCTCATGAAG GACTGCCCCCAGTTTAAAGCTAACCATGCCGAATTGGTGCTGGCCAACCCGAGCCCCGTGCTCATCTATCAGATCTCCTCCAGCCACACCAGAGTGCTTGTGGACATAAGAGGGGAGATGCCACGTGACCTTCCGCAGTATTTGGCGGAGAAAATATACCCTCAGCTGCCAG CGCATTTAAAGGAACCTTTCATGGAGGCGCTGCAGAACGATCGTGTCAGGTCCATGCCCGCcagcttcctccctccctctcccgtCAACAAGTCAG GCGTGTTGCTCCTGGGTGACGCTTACAACATGAGGCACCCTCTGACTGGAGGAGGGATGAGCGTCGCTCTCAACGATGTCCGCATCTGGAGGAGCCTGCTGCGCGACATTCCCGACCTGTGCGACGACACAGCCCTGCTGCGG GCAAAGAAAAGATTTCACTGGGAGCGCAAGTCATCACATTCTTTTGTGGTGAACGTGTTGGCCCAGGCCCTGTACGAGCTGTTTGCAGCCACAGACG AGTCACTGCATGAGCTGAGGAAAGCCTGCTTTCACTACTTCAGACTTGGAGGAGAGTGCATCGATGGACCAATTGGACTCCTCTCAGTGTATAATAATATTACACCATCTGTACACAACAATGAGTTTACTTGCCCTAGTAGTATTACACTTATTACATACTTGTCAATGAACTACAAATGTTTCCCTCCCCCCAGTTTGTCACCCAAACCAATGATCCTCATTGGACACTTCTTTGCTGTGGCCTTGTACGCCATCTACTTCAACTTCAAGTCCGAGTCTTGGCGCACCAAACACAGAGCTTTATTTAAAAGCGGAGCAATCGTCTTCCGGGCCTGCACGGTCATGTTTCCCCTCATCTACTCTGAGCTCAAGTACCTGGTGTACTGA
- the sqlea gene encoding squalene monooxygenase isoform X3, whose translation MWTFLGLASFTYLYKKSGAAWTLAQRELVTALVLFLSAGLLLSYFRYFHGRTLSSAAQVFRSALSLLALLPLIHHLIPQSPPERSRNADSTCRKRLRRRKQVDSGSSASTSTSQGGCSTGLGADVEPDVAIVGAGVLGSAMAAVLARDGRRVTVVERDLKEPDRIVGELLQPGGYRALKELGLEGSVEGLDAHLVNGYVIHDMESSSEVEIPYPQAEENVQCGRAFHHGRFIMGLRRAAQAEPNATFIEGNVTSLEEEDGCVTGIQYKDKHTGDVKEVHAALTVVADGCFSKFRKGLVSGKAHVSSHFVGCLMKDCPQFKANHAELVLANPSPVLIYQISSSHTRVLVDIRGEMPRDLPQYLAEKIYPQLPAHLKEPFMEALQNDRVRSMPASFLPPSPVNKSGVLLLGDAYNMRHPLTGGGMSVALNDVRIWRSLLRDIPDLCDDTALLRAKKRFHWERKSSHSFVVNVLAQALYELFAATDDLEESASMDQLDSSQCIIILHHLYTTMSLLALVVLHLLHTCQ comes from the exons ATGTGGACTTTTTTGGGACTCGCCAGCTTCACGTATCTGTACAAAAAATCCGGAGCGGCTTGGACATTGGCTCAGAGGGAACTTGTAACAGCTCTCGTCTTATTTCTGTCCGCGGGGCTGCTGCTGTCTTATTTCCGATATTTCCACGGCCGCACGCTCAGCTCGGCCGCTCAGGTGTTCCGCTCCGCTCTGAGCCTCTTGGCCCTCTTGCCTCTCATCCACCATCTCATCCCTCAAAGTCCACCAGAGAGGAGTCGGAATGCAGACAGCACGTGTCGAAAG AGGCTACGAAGACGGAAACAAGTGGATAGTGGATCTTCCGCTTCCACCTCCACCTCACAAGGCGGCTGCTCCACGGGGCTCGGGGCAGACGTCGAGCCAGATGTGGCGATAGTGGGGGCCGGCGTCCTGGGCTCGGCAATGGCGGCCGTCCTGGCGCGGGATGGTCGGAGGGTGACGGTGGTGGAGAGGGACCTGAAGGAGCCTGACAGGATAGTGGGGGAGCTGCTGCAGCCTGGAGGCTACAGAGCGCTCAAAGAGCTGGGCCTGGAAG GCTCGGTGGAGGGTCTCGACGCCCATCTGGTGAACGGTTACGTGATCCATGACATGGAGAGCAGCTCGGAGGTGGAGATCCCCTACCCTCAGGCCGAGGAGAACGTCCAATGCGGACGTGCTTTCCATCATGGCCGATTCATCATGGGTCTGCGCAGGGCTGCCCAAGCGGAGCCCAA TGCCACATTTATAGAAGGCAACGTCACCAgcttggaggaggaggatggctGTGTAACCGGAATTCAATACAAGGACAAACACACCGGGGACGTGAAG GAAGTGCACGCTGCCTTGACAGTGGTGGCTGACGGCTGTTTCTCCAAATTCAGGAAGGGTCTGGTCTCCGGGAAAGCGCACGTTTCTTCTCACTTTGTTGGATGCCTCATGAAG GACTGCCCCCAGTTTAAAGCTAACCATGCCGAATTGGTGCTGGCCAACCCGAGCCCCGTGCTCATCTATCAGATCTCCTCCAGCCACACCAGAGTGCTTGTGGACATAAGAGGGGAGATGCCACGTGACCTTCCGCAGTATTTGGCGGAGAAAATATACCCTCAGCTGCCAG CGCATTTAAAGGAACCTTTCATGGAGGCGCTGCAGAACGATCGTGTCAGGTCCATGCCCGCcagcttcctccctccctctcccgtCAACAAGTCAG GCGTGTTGCTCCTGGGTGACGCTTACAACATGAGGCACCCTCTGACTGGAGGAGGGATGAGCGTCGCTCTCAACGATGTCCGCATCTGGAGGAGCCTGCTGCGCGACATTCCCGACCTGTGCGACGACACAGCCCTGCTGCGG GCAAAGAAAAGATTTCACTGGGAGCGCAAGTCATCACATTCTTTTGTGGTGAACGTGTTGGCCCAGGCCCTGTACGAGCTGTTTGCAGCCACAGACG ACTTGGAGGAGAGTGCATCGATGGACCAATTGGACTCCTCTCAGTGTATAATAATATTACACCATCTGTACACAACAATGAGTTTACTTGCCCTAGTAGTATTACACTTATTACATACTTGTCAATGA